Proteins from a genomic interval of uncultured Methanocorpusculum sp.:
- a CDS encoding adenylate kinase: protein MSGKKVIITGVPGVGKTTVINAAFDKITAEGVKYQNLNFGSFMFEVAQADGLVTDRDQMRKLDRIAQKRLQKTAAEKIAAIDGNVIVDTHASVKTPNGYLAGLPEWVVSAIIPDVIVLVETDNDQILVRRLSDETRVRDVEGSKSIAEHQEMNRAFAAAYSMLTGCTVKIITNADFLLDKAVDDLVATLR from the coding sequence ATGTCAGGCAAAAAAGTAATCATTACCGGCGTTCCCGGCGTTGGAAAAACCACCGTCATCAACGCGGCATTTGACAAAATCACCGCTGAAGGCGTTAAATATCAGAATCTCAACTTCGGCAGTTTCATGTTTGAAGTCGCTCAGGCTGATGGCCTTGTCACCGATCGTGACCAGATGAGAAAGCTCGACCGTATTGCCCAGAAGCGCCTCCAGAAAACCGCAGCCGAAAAGATCGCTGCAATCGACGGTAATGTGATCGTTGATACCCATGCATCGGTTAAGACCCCGAATGGATATCTTGCCGGTCTTCCTGAGTGGGTTGTGTCAGCAATTATACCGGACGTGATTGTTCTCGTCGAGACCGACAACGATCAGATCCTTGTTCGCAGACTCTCCGACGAAACGCGTGTTCGTGACGTTGAGGGTTCGAAATCCATCGCCGAGCATCAGGAAATGAACCGTGCATTCGCCGCTGCATACTCCATGCTTACCGGATGTACGGTAAAGATCATCACCAATGCAGACTTCCTTTTAGACAAGGCTGTCGATGATCTTGTAGCAACGCTGAGGTAA